The window tgataaaacttttattttgagaataaaatatttttttttattctcgaaataaGTTTGTAACAGAAACAAGAGatagaaaaaaagtagtttcttatttccgaaaataatttctagaatctattttttttctttcgcctctcttcttctcttttcttcttcttcgtcttcttcttccttttggctggtcatcggccttggccatggccggcatcGGCGACCagccagacgagggccggcgatctCGTTGGAGCATCACCGGCCCCCGGAGATCTTGAGCCATGGCGAGCCTCGACCTCGCCTGTGCAACCTCTAGCGAGCTCACCGAATCTCACCCAGCCGATCaccagccaaaaagaaaaagaaaaaaggaaaaaaagaaaagaaaatataatagaagaattaaaaaattaaaagaaataaaaaaaaatctaaaaatcctaccaaacatatttctatctcaagaatagaaattttgggaaattaccaaacgcgttcttttactccgaaattattctcaagaacagaattaaaaaaaatcatttcttatcaaaaattatttcccgaAGCAAAATTGTTACCAAGCACATTCTTAGTATAATAAAATTGATAGGTAAACTAGGCAGCCTCTAGCCTTAATGAGGAACGGGGATATTTAAAAGGTTGAAATGCTAAGGACTATCAATCACCGGAGCTGGTAGTGATTTGAGCTATCCAAATCAATGTTTCTTgctttgattaatgaaaattggCCTCAGCGTAGTTTTCACCCCCAATGAGGATCTTGAACTTTAAAGTGGTTTTCGCACAATGATTAACTCAAGTTTATCCTTAGAGATCACATTTGGCATAAACCTCCACTCGCACACCTTGGGCTATCCAAGATACTCCTCAGACCCCAGCGGTTCCACCTAATCTGGCATATTCCAGTCTCCGGACACCCTTTAAAAACTCAAATCTATTGGCACAATTTTAAGCTTACCATCCCCTTCTTATCCATCCGCAGCTTAGCAAAACCACACGAAACGATTGCTCAAGTAGGTAGAAGCCTGTCTCAGTGTTTTCATAGcagaagaaaggaggaaaaagaacaatCGTTTCGTGTGGTTTTGCTAAGTTGGGGATGGATAAGAAGGGGATGGTAAGCTTAAAATTGTGCCTTGAGCTATTTCGAGCGGGTGGTTGATGTTCTTAATTTGTGTCTACAAGATGTCGTGTGGCTGTTTGTGGTGATGCAATTCTTTGTTGTTCGGTCCCTGTAAATGTAAAGAACATcggatttacattttggatgATATTCCGCAAAATGTGTTCATGAATATCCATGCGCTATGGCGAAGGAAATAATTCAACGCTATCTTAAACTCTGCCGATGCGCCATTTTTTGAACTGAGCATGATAGGCAGAATAGTAACTTTTGCATGCAGACCGTGTCTCTTCATCGAAGGTGGTGAAGACTTTCCTGGTATCGGTGCTAATGAATTAGACTAACGACATTGAATTGAAGTTTTGTTGAGGATTTAGATAGTTTGCTGAAGTCGAGCATGAGAATCCCTCATTTATTCTTGCATTTTTGCTTGTAAATTGAGCATAATGTCTGGATTTAATTTCATAGTGATGAACATAGCCTGCCCATGGCATCATGAGAAGACTTATGCAGTACTTCTAGCAATGTTGATGTTTTTACCGTATGTTTTCACCGTGATTTTGAGCTTAAGTTGAAAGGGATCGTATAGCCATTTTGGAGCCAAGTTTAGCCATTTTGGATGAGCTCCCAAAACCTTCTAGTTTAGCATAGGAAAAACAAATCTTCTTTTTGCACAGTTGGACTTAAGTTCCAAATAATCTTTTAATTCTCGACTGGAGCCACTCCCTAACTTTAGGAATGAGAGTAAGGCTCAAGAATTGCTGGCTGCTACACATCTAAGTCGGTGAATATACCTATCAGTATTTTtggattgagaaattaattattCTCTTGTACTTTCCCATGTTAAAGACAAATAGCTCATCAATGATTGAGTGGTTGGATGTTGGCAGAGGTTGGGGGGGGGGCATCAAAGATAAGAATATCCAAGTGAATATGTTTTAAGAAATCCAGGCGGTACTTCGTTTTATCCATAGTTTGAGTTCGACGTCCCCATGCACCATGTCCTCTCGAAAAAGGGCAATTCCAAGTTGGAGAAGCGTGCAATCATGGTGTGATAATAAGCTAAAGCTAAAGCTAAGTCAATGGGCTGGTGGTCCTGAGTCAGCCAAGGCATCTTTGCCTCATGTGTCATATCCAGTCCTGTGCATGGAGATACTCAAATGATAACCAGGAATAGTAGGATATTCTTCTTGTGTCAATTTGCATTGGACTGAGCTCGCGTCATTTGATTGGGACCGGAGTGCTTGTAGATCACTTTGAAGTTGATCAAACCCAGAAGCAAAAATGATTGGCAATGTCGAATcggaataaaaagaagaaacaaagttaGTATAATGAGATTGAAAGGTAAACTAGGCAGACTCAAGCCTTAATGAGGAACAGGGATCTTTAAAAAGTTGAAATGCCGAGGACTATCAATTACTGGATCTAGCAGTGATTTGAGCTATCCAAATCAATGTTACTTGCTTTGATTAATGAGCGGCCTAAGCATAGTTTTGCCCCCATTGAGGATCTTGAACTTTAAAGTGGTTTTCGCACAATGATTAACTCAAGTTTATTCTTAGAGATCACGTTTGGCATAAACCTCCACTCGCACACCTTGAGGTTGTCCAAAGATACTACTCAGACCCCAGCGGTTCTCCCTAATCTGGCATATTCCAATCCCCTTGCTTAAGGACACTCTTTAAAAACTCAAATCTATTGGCACAATTTTAAGCTTACCATCCCCTTCTTATCCATCGGCAACTTAGCAAATCCACACAAAACGATTGCTCAAGTAGGTAGAAGTCTGTCTCAGTGTTTTCGTAGCAGAAGAAAGGACGAAAAGGAACAAAGATTCGGGTAATGATAGTCACATTTGACCATCCCCTTCTTATGCATCCGCAACTTAGCAAAGCCACACGAAACCATTGCTCAAATTGGTAGATGTCTGTCTCAGTGTTTTCATAGGAGAAGAAAGgacgaaaaggaagaaagaacgTGTCTCGGGTAACGATAGTCGCATTTGACTAATCTATGGGAAAATAAAAGGTTCAGAACAGTTCCGTCATAAAGAAGACATCAACATGAACTGTGCCCCCGGGCAGTGCCTCCATTCACTTTCACTTCTCAGAAGtgacaattttattttgtcctctctttgatttttcttttttcttttttgcttgcAACTTGCACTAAATATGTGTCGACCATTTGAATAAGTGTTTAACAGTCAACCCACGCTGCACATGGACTGAACCAATAACAGGCTGTCATCCAACCATAAGGCTCATGTCAAATCAAACTAAATACAACATGTACAGGGACACCGgatgaagaaacaagaagagaaaTGGAGATGAGGCACACCCTACTCTGCAATAAGAATGTAAAGAATTAATCTGCATCCGCTCGATGGAGGTCCTCTGATGATACATGAATAGATTTAGATTAGATTAACACAACAAAATTCCCAGCAAAGAAAATGGTGGGAAAAATGAACTTCCCTATATTATAGACCGGAGAGATCGAGCAATCCCCACAAGAGGTGGGTATGCAATCTCACAAGGGTCAGGACAAACTAACTCCTCCAACAACAGTATCGAAAACCCCAAAGCACGATGTGCCCCAAATCCGGCACTCAAAGAACTCGAGTCCCAAAATAACTAGAATGACTCCATCCACAAGGTTTCAAGAACATGCAAGTTCTTCAAATGCCTCGCTAGAGAATGACGCATAAGGTTTAGTAGGTGCATGAGATGCTGGAATTAAATCTCCAAGATCGTAATTGACAGTCTTCCCAGGGAGCTGTTTTCTCGTGGCCAAAGCATCTTCTCCTTCCAAACATGCCAATAAAAGCCACCTTactcagccactctctctcttgcagtTCCCTGGCAGCAAATATTTGTACTCCTCTGCATTATTTAACAAATAGGCAGGAAGATGAACAGCTGAGTAAGAATGAGGGATGTTCCCCAACTTCGCGATTATCTCTCTAAACGTGTGTTCTTCAGGAAACATGTCAAATAAATCAGCCCCTTTGCAGATGATATCCTGAATCCTTGTTGGGTCTAAATAATGAGCAAATCGGACCCGGTCACTGTGGCCATAAGCTTTCATCTTGAATATGAACTCACTTATGCGGCGAAAGCAGAAGCTACAATGCCAACCTGAATCGGCCAACAAGTCATCACTCTGTCTAAAATGCGCATATCTCGTACTACGAGATTGATACCTGTGGACCGATGCTCTCCAGCTTTTGTTATCATAAAAGAACTCAAAAGAGTACAAATAATTCTTCAGCTGCAAATGAAGTTTAGGTGGGATGTCATCACACCACCTGAGAAGATTGATCGTGTGTGCACTAGGTATCTCGTCCAAGTCTGACATAATCAACAAGTCATCATCCTCAATGCCAACACGCCTCAGAAGCTGCTCTAGAGCGACTCTCTGATAAGCGGTCTCAACAAATGGATTCTCTCCTTTCTTAAACCTTCCTCCAATCATACCATAAGTCAGCCGAGGCTCAACGAACTTGAACTTGTCTcgattttccttaaaaatcagCCTCTTGAGTCTTCCAGTAAATGTTGAGTTTGACTCGAGGAGTACAAACTGTGTCACGTAAGGATACAATTCCTTCCACCGAATTGTCAGCATTTCAACCTCATTGTTGAACAGAATCGCATCATAGACCCGCCTCGGGAATTCACGGATTCCCCATCCATGAAGTTTGCAAAGAGTTTCCATCGACACGTTCTCATGATAATAATGCGGAATTACATTAAAAGGCTTTGGAGGGGGTTGCCATAGGGGTCTAAAGAAATATCTAATCTTCTGTCCATGCAAGTACAGGCCGAAAATTCCTACTGGGATGACAACAAACAGCAATAGGAGTTTCTTCATATCTATCTGTCGAAGAACACGGGGAAGTCTCGACATACCCATAGCTGCACGAGTTGCCTGCTGCATATTAGAAGACAAAACTTTCTAAGATATCAAGTCAAAATGCAGGGGCAGAAATACAAACTGAGACACCAATCTTCCAGTCGAAAGAGAAATCGCGATCCAAGGCGTCTAATCCGAATATCCAAGTATCAAAGGCTAACGACATGAgcatcaaatttttgaaaatcaagaaaaaccgTGAATGGTTCAGTAGACCTCGAAGACATCGAAACATTCTGAAAGTTGGCTATTCAGGAGATAATCATGGGATTCAAAGAGCAACTTCTCTAATATTTAAATTGATCACGCCATGAATAatccataataataaaaaaaaggcaatgAAGCAGCAGGATTCcagaaccccaaaaaaaaaaaaatttacaatctAGATTTTAAACAGAAGATTATGCCCGATTTTAAgggccaaaagaaagagaaaatggattATCTTCCCCAACATTGTCACCTGACGCCAGAAGGGCAAAATCTCACCTTTCTTTCTGCTTGAAAAGGGGAATTCATTGTCTCCCCCAGCACGAAGCAAGAAAACATACGCAAAGGCGAAACGACATTAATCGACAATACTATTTCTAGGGCTCaataaatttcatctttttgacAGAAAAACAAAACTGGTAAGTTATACACAAGAACAACATATGGCACAGTCCCATAATTCTCCATACTtgcaaagataaaaaaaaaaaaagagagaaagaaatgggACTTTCCATCACCCCGAACTCAGAAAAACAACAACGAAGAGGTAGGAAAGATTTTCCCTGAAATTTCGAGAGAATCAATCCCGATGATGGAAATAATAACAACccacttctttcttcttcttctactttttcttcttctttcccaaGGAcgtggaaaaagagaaagagaaagaaaaagggggagagagagagagagagagagagaaaaagaagaagcattaCCTGGCCACAAACGTCTTTGCAGATATCGTCAGTCTACGACGCGATGCGGGACAAGGCGACGGTTTGTCGGAGGGGGTtgttgccttctctctctctctcgctctcgctctgtCTTTCTGTATTCTGTCTGCCGGGGGTTGGGATttaggggaaagagagagaagagagagcgcCAATTATAGCCGTTTGGTGGTTTCCCTTCCCTCTTCTGAATCCTTCACAGTGACGCTCGGACGTACATATAGAGGAGGGAGagcgtaaaaaaaaaacatccaaaaaaaaaaaaaaagtccatttTTCCcccgtttttttattttattttatttttattttattttattttttttgtgtacCGAAAGGAAAATGAGGAGTGAtttcctttaccaaaaaaaaaaaaaaaatgaggagtGATTTCCAATGATACCGGCCACTAGATTCAATTCACGTCctcaaaagacaaaaagcaaGTTGATTCGACGAGTGCAGTCGTCAAATGAACTCGGACTTGGTCGCTAATCTGGCCGTTCGATCTAATTTTCACTTAAAGCTCCACACGtttatttgttttatataattcgaatcttttttcattcatttgaccGAGCACGTCGATATCTAAAATTATCTCCATTTTTATTGGTgcttttttgcatatttttgtCGCAGAAATAAGTGGTTCGTGTCGAATTTGCtcgatattattattttgttctttgcagttgacttttggtcaatgTCGAAATGCATTTATTGCTTTTAGATATAGATGCAACATATTTTTCTTAAGCtttgatttatttcttgattAGACCCTATCCTTTAAAAGCTTCCAAATCAAAAGTATGACActgcttgcaaaaaaaaaaggagaagaagaagaagaaacataatCCATAGCATAGCAATAACGATGTCACAAAAATGGAAAgcaaaatacattttctttttttgtgctcGGACTCATAAAAATATCTATAGAGGCGAgttaaattcaaaatgaaaatgaaatgacgCGTGATGTTAAATGATTGATAATTCCTTTTTGTCGAGAAGTGAAATGTTCAAACACAGTCATTGTCCACTATATAATCAAAACAAGACAAATGTGAATTTTAATGCTTTTGTGTTAAGAAAAATGAGTTTTTAATATATCACAATTGAGTTATTTTCAGTTACATaataatacaaattttataTGATTAAACAACAATTGTTTTTAGTTATATGGCACAAGAGCCAATGGCTTTTACCTAAaacgcttcttcttcttttttttgactGTGGGTTGATTGAATTAGGGGGACCATTTTATCGGCACTTGAAAATTTGACTCTCGACGGGCCCGACGTCATCATCCGAAGAAGCTTGCTCGCATGGGATTCACATGATCATACGGCTCTAAATCATTGGATCATGTGAGCCGGGATGTGCGCGAAGATATATGTCGGGACCTTTACTTCATCATCCGTCCAACACGCGGAAAGCTCCTAAGGTTTGGGCGGGGAACCGATCCGACGGTCATCTGCACGAAGTAGTTTTAATAATTGCTCATGAACTatggtatttttttattagactTCTTTTCAGAAGGCTCATCAATTTGGTGGAGTTGGACCGAGACAACAATAATAGGGCCGGCCTCGTAATAAAGTAGGATTTCCGCTTATTTTTGGGGCAAATGGGGGATTCGGAATTATTTtctccaagaaaaaaaaaagatggtaaAATAAATGGTGAAggattttcaaatatatatatataaaagagatctTTTTTATAGCATCGCTCATATTCTAACTCGACGGAACTATCCAACATTCGTCACCTATTAATTATTGCGATATGCACAAATCAAGACAACGTCACTTGAAATGATGATCATTAGagaaaatatgaatttcatactCTGTAATTAGTCATCACAAACCGTTtataaataaagagaagaaaggttCAACACTTATAATGTCAAAGTGATATATAATAAACGATATCATCTGATATTTCTTATGTAGGGATAGGAAACAAAGTGGAAACTAGGAAAAAATTCATTAGGCTTGAGACTTCTCGCAGCTCATTAATGATCCCTAACGTTTTTCGCCTTCATTGTCCCGAAACTCGGCCGGCATTGCCAAACTAACACGGCTGGCGAAGAAAAATTCATAAGGCATCGCCCGACAACGAACGTCACCAATGCTGTTTCGAGGAAAGTAAGAGAGATTCATAAGAGCTGGGACTTTGCCCCGTGCTGAGCCCAGGACCTGGTTTTGTGCCACGTGTCTCCTCGGACGGttgcccaaaaaaagaaaaattaaaacatcaTTAACGAAAAAGCCGTTTCTTCGGTTTCGCCGCCTCCCGCGGCCGACCTCCCAGCTCCACAAGCTACGTAGAAAAGAagagtttcttttttggctctttctataaatcatcaaataaaataaaaattagaatttgttttatAAAGTCGTGAACTTTGCGATGTCGCCCTTTCGGGCTCCTCCCTCTTTTTCGTGGCGTGCAAAAAGGggcaaaagaaatgaaaaattaaattaaaagtggggaaaaagaaaagctccCCCGCAAaaaagggtgcgtttgtttgtgtttgttTTAAAATCGTTGTTCTGGgagaatgaaataaaaaaagtgtttgttcctaaacaatttttgacaaaaaacgcgtttggtaaatttgttttaataaaaataaaacagaaacacgtttggtaaatttgtataatttttatttcttttattttttaatatttgtattctattttttttttttttcttatttttcctttttttctttttttcttcttttggccggcggcctcgcccaccacggcaaggctcgacctcgccctcggcgaggctcggccttgccaaatttgggcgagaTCTAGCTTGCCCAGCCgtgcgcgaggtcggcctcgccgagccaccgccagtcgGCGTCACCGGCGGTGGCCGAGCCTCgtggcccgggcgagctcggcctcgccggatctgggcgagatcgagctcgcccggccggcgcgaggtcggcctcgccttggcagggtgagctcggcctcgtcggatccgggcgaggcggcccggccctcgtcggccggtcgccggccatggccgaggccgggcgaccggcgaaaaaaaaaaagaaagaaaataagaagaagaaatacaaaagtgtttctaagatTTGTTTCgtaaataagaaacacaaaatttgtgtttcttatttgtgttttttttttgttcctgggaacaaaagaacaaaaatacagaaaaattgttttaaaacaaaaaaaagaaacataaacaaacagacCCAAAGTCGCTTTTTCGAGTTTGGcattattaaacaaaaacatCCTATTGGTCGCGTAGTTATATACAAAGTCATGGAGCGttgttattttcttaattaaaggaaaaagggaCAACTTTACGTTGATTATTAAATGGTCTCGAAGTTATCATTCCCATTCGCACTCTCGTTGATCAAGTCATGGCCGCGGCGGTCAACGGCGGTCGAAAGGGCAGCGATGCAAGCTTGGAGACCGTTGATTATTAAATGATATCGGGAGTTATTGTCTCCCTTTGCATTCATTCGCATTCGCAGTCGTGACCAGGTCGATGGTGGTCCAAAGGATAGCGATGTGGACCCGAAGACCCGTTCCACTTCAACTCATAAATTTAAATTGACAAGTCAATGAACAAAGTGTATCTTCGCGATTAAGAAGTGCTGAAAACACGGAGGGTAATTATTCCTCCTTTATTCCCACCAAGGCGCTGTGCCACTGTCCACGGACATGCCTTCCCATTTTTACACGTATTTTAATATTTCACCATAATTAATTGAcgattcattaattaattttcacttGTAAAGTGAGAGATAGCTTCGACAGCTAAGCCCACATGCGGAGGGGGCGACTATTCAAATTTGGAGTTTGTTTATGGGGTAGCCATTAACGTCAACCCTTGCATGGACCACGCACAAGGAGCCCAGAAATTCATTTCGTATCTTATCTAGTAAACAcgaatattattattattatttttcattcattttagaATGCATCCGATTCACTGATGACGCGATGGTTTTGGGGATCTAAGCCACTCGACATgcatatccaatttattttatttatttttatattttacacATTTATTGTCACATGCATCAACAAGctcgcaaaaagaaaaaaaaaagaaatatgccAACAAGTCATGTTAGCAAACAATGCAAAAAGTTTCATCTTGGTGCCACTTAAGATGACGTGATTTAATCTTTAGATACTTAAATAGAtgatgtaattttattttttttgtgcatCGAATATTAAAAtcgtcttgttttttttctttacctgaGTTAGCGCAATTTGCGACCCCGATGCCCACACACCACTGACCAATCCTTCCTTCCTTCAAGCCGGGTCCATTTTGATGAGAAAATGGTGTCCGACaggcaataaaacaaaataaaaataaaaatggcaagGTTTCTCGATATAGGAAACTGCCCTCCGTTGTCTGAcgtactttttttatttttatttttaaaattgatattatttatttttttgtgttttgtttttttttttgtttttttgtttcacgAGGTGGAGGAAGCCACACGCATGAGTAATTTCAGCATTGGCCCGAATCCGGTACCAAGTTGTTGGGCGAATCGTACCATCCCCCCTTCCTCCTTCGAAGATTCCCAGATGAACCCCTTTGTTCTTCAGATAACGCCTAAATTCTTGAACAGTCAGACATATAACTCAACAAGTACACCATATGAATGAAATCTCTATTGCTTTCTCTGTCACTTTGTAATGATCGTAATGAAGAACAGGACGTTGATTTCTCTATCTCGCCCGACATAACAAGGCAGGGGATGCTGAAGCGGCGaggtaaagagagagagaacgaagaACCTGAAGAGAGGGAGAACTCGTCACCACatgctccttcctttttctctctctgatCTTTTAGTGGGAACCAGTCGGCTACGTCATGGATATTTTAGATTGGACGTGTCAAAGcgtttgaaaaattgatttatgactagaaattaatttctcaatttttatttcgaaatcggtaagttaaaaattttaaaccgatttatttttctaatcaatttctaatgaaatctgtccgaaatgaaaaatcaaattgcgttatcaaataaatttttgtttcaaacatatttcgggaacagagaaataaagaaatagagaagtagaaattttatcatgcacagCTTAAAAGTCCGACTTTGCAGGACCAAGACttttttttgatatattttttttattttgtggaaacGAAGTTTTCCAAGTGGGGGGATCGTTGGGTGCGGGCCTACGGCAGTCTGTTTGTCGTCCACATCGCTCTTTGGCACGACTCGGAGACATTCGTAGCAACTCCCAGAAAGATCTTGTGGTGGGGCGAAATCGAGAAgtggtctttttttcttttttgtccatcGCGAAAATTTAAAAAGCATATTCTCTTGTGCGCCAATGCATAATGCCacgtaaattttgtaaatttgttctcctctttttctttttctttcttttttcctttctaattagtcaattgaatttttcctcttttctaaaAAGATCTTCAATTCACAAATTACAATATCCATGGGCACACGCATTAACTCCAAAACTTTCCTTAAAGGCTTGCaagttttgacttttcaactttcAAGATCAAGTGCTTGAATTGTTTGGAATTTTCCTCGGTTTAAGAGACAACGATAGAGATTAAAGTGGGTTTTTCTATTTGTCAggatataatatgaaattctaAAAATCTAAAGATATTTAACACTAAGTGATAGTGCTATCTTGAGTCATAATCATAAGGACTAGGACGGAAGTTAAAAGCACAACAACTATCTTAGTCAATGATTAATATGACAagcaatcatttgcatttttcctcTTTCGTTTTTTAACACCGTGTTCATGACCTATGTGTAGAGTAAGCAATTCTAGTGTTGGTCTAGGTTCCAATAGTAACTTGGCACTTATTCATGCGAATCAGCTTCCAAAACTTTGGAATATGAAACCTAACGTAGAACTTATCCTGCTACAAGTACCGATGGTCATTTTTAAGGTCTACCCATGTTTCATTATATCATGAATTGAACAGTTACAAATTACAATGAATCATTGAATTTGATGACCACCATTTGTTACAATAATTTACCCACCACGGCTCATATTTAAACACATtaagaatatgaaatattaataaagtaaatatTCTAGTCATGGATATTCCAATTATTAGTATCCGAAACCTTACCCCACATAATTTAGAGGCCCCCAAGTCGAGGGCGGGTCCTGGCAAGCGAGGACTGGGTCGGACAGTTGATGATGAGGTCGTACTAGAAAGGG of the Eucalyptus grandis isolate ANBG69807.140 chromosome 10, ASM1654582v1, whole genome shotgun sequence genome contains:
- the LOC104423908 gene encoding uncharacterized protein LOC104423908 isoform X2, whose amino-acid sequence is MGMSRLPRVLRQIDMKKLLLLFVVIPVGIFGLYLHGQKIRYFFRPLWQPPPKPFNVIPHYYHENVSMETLCKLHGWGIREFPRRVYDAILFNNEVEMLTIRWKELYPYVTQFVLLESNSTFTGRLKRLIFKENRDKFKFVEPRLTYGMIGGRFKKGENPFVETAYQRVALEQLLRRVGIEDDDLLIMSDLDEIPSAHTINLLRWCDDIPPKLHLQLKNYLYSFEFFYDNKSWRASVHRYQSRSTRYAHFRQSDDLLADSGWHCSFCFRRISEFIFKMKAYGHSDRVRFAHYLDPTRIQDIICKGADLFDMFPEEHTFREIIAKLGNIPHSYSAVHLPAYLLNNAEEYKYLLPGNCKRESG
- the LOC104423908 gene encoding uncharacterized protein LOC104423908 isoform X1: MQQATRAAMGMSRLPRVLRQIDMKKLLLLFVVIPVGIFGLYLHGQKIRYFFRPLWQPPPKPFNVIPHYYHENVSMETLCKLHGWGIREFPRRVYDAILFNNEVEMLTIRWKELYPYVTQFVLLESNSTFTGRLKRLIFKENRDKFKFVEPRLTYGMIGGRFKKGENPFVETAYQRVALEQLLRRVGIEDDDLLIMSDLDEIPSAHTINLLRWCDDIPPKLHLQLKNYLYSFEFFYDNKSWRASVHRYQSRSTRYAHFRQSDDLLADSGWHCSFCFRRISEFIFKMKAYGHSDRVRFAHYLDPTRIQDIICKGADLFDMFPEEHTFREIIAKLGNIPHSYSAVHLPAYLLNNAEEYKYLLPGNCKRESG